A single window of Mycobacterium sp. ITM-2016-00318 DNA harbors:
- a CDS encoding alpha/beta hydrolase, with protein sequence MASALIVAIRTQQRRLIYFPTRDPVPSAAAYFPGGRDVVLDTEDGKHLGAWYLTAPIGKPGPAVVVFNGNGGDRSGRAMLAVGLQRLGMSVLLFDYRGYGGNDGTPSEKGLAADARAAQAWLAAQPEVDPDRIVYFGESLGAAVAIGLSLERPPAALVLRSPFTSLAEVGKVHYPWLPVGWFLLDRFPSIDRIGSVTAPVMVVAGDRDDVVPEPLSKKLYDAAPDPKRYLLVPGTGHNDLVLAGGDRVMDEVGRFLSEAKVL encoded by the coding sequence GTGGCCTCCGCACTCATTGTCGCTATCCGGACGCAGCAGCGTCGGCTCATCTACTTCCCGACGCGTGACCCGGTGCCCTCGGCCGCGGCATATTTCCCGGGCGGTCGCGACGTCGTGCTCGACACCGAGGACGGCAAGCACCTGGGCGCTTGGTATCTAACGGCGCCGATCGGAAAACCGGGCCCGGCTGTCGTGGTGTTCAACGGCAACGGGGGGGACCGGTCGGGTCGGGCGATGCTCGCTGTCGGCCTGCAGCGGCTCGGCATGTCGGTGCTGCTCTTCGACTACCGCGGATACGGCGGCAACGACGGCACCCCGTCGGAGAAGGGCCTCGCCGCCGACGCGCGCGCTGCGCAGGCCTGGCTGGCCGCACAGCCCGAAGTCGACCCCGACCGCATCGTCTACTTCGGCGAATCCCTCGGCGCGGCAGTCGCCATCGGTCTATCGCTGGAGCGGCCGCCTGCCGCATTGGTGCTCCGCTCTCCGTTCACGTCGCTGGCCGAAGTCGGCAAGGTCCATTACCCATGGCTGCCGGTCGGTTGGTTCCTGCTCGATCGCTTCCCGTCGATCGACCGGATCGGCTCGGTCACCGCACCGGTGATGGTCGTCGCCGGTGACCGCGACGACGTCGTGCCGGAGCCCCTCAGCAAGAAGCTGTACGACGCGGCCCCCGACCCCAAGCGCTACCTGCTGGTGCCCGGCACCGGACACAACGACCTGGTGCTCGCCGGCGGCGACCGCGTGATGGACGAGGTCGGGAGGTTCCTGTCAGAGGCGAAGGTGCTCTAG
- a CDS encoding PE-PPE domain-containing protein has product MIWEAPLAGKHCKRSPIQTEVAKRGGTGLAAAALTVTGLSTAVVTGTTAAVAPNVQLMALVSAANSTSQFFAGSSYYGQDWTEIYGGQQVVPFFQGPQGIADAITNVAFEDDSTGVTGSGWGAGQAGTALGIIAANDAANPPGEDDVLPTIGLVILDNNTNRAGGGFWTTYPQFAPLLLTTADPTPNNLDVTVLDIAYEYNINSDAPVDPLNPFALGNSLAAYAFGYGAESRTLNITQDEAGATPVYTEPDGTEVPLQPGYHYVVDSDGFIASEDKLPVNPDGSSVTTTYITVDSGNLPLTRPLRLIPGGDILANAIDPLMTDLVNAGYNDGLGQEDNPAIPENPTVTRPWQPFSSLSALDAGDLQDDVEDGATAGATTAFENIGNPSNFITKPIGEIGQLPFLSTLTNSSVTQTGLTTNKAASAPQTAATGSNSERPRPLKKAADDFNSSLKKFAESLHKKAPASSENDNEG; this is encoded by the coding sequence ATGATCTGGGAGGCCCCGTTGGCCGGTAAGCACTGCAAGCGTTCGCCGATTCAGACTGAGGTTGCCAAGCGCGGAGGCACGGGCCTCGCTGCAGCAGCCCTCACCGTCACCGGCTTGTCCACCGCCGTCGTGACCGGTACGACCGCAGCGGTTGCGCCGAACGTGCAATTGATGGCGCTGGTCTCCGCCGCCAACTCCACGTCGCAGTTCTTCGCCGGCTCGTCTTACTACGGCCAAGATTGGACCGAGATCTACGGCGGTCAACAAGTCGTGCCGTTCTTCCAGGGTCCGCAAGGCATCGCAGATGCGATCACGAACGTCGCATTCGAGGACGACAGCACGGGGGTGACGGGTTCTGGTTGGGGCGCAGGACAGGCTGGCACCGCCTTGGGCATCATCGCCGCAAACGACGCAGCGAACCCTCCCGGCGAGGACGACGTACTTCCCACCATCGGGCTCGTCATCCTTGACAACAACACCAACCGTGCCGGCGGCGGCTTCTGGACTACCTACCCTCAGTTCGCGCCGCTGCTGTTGACGACGGCCGACCCCACGCCGAACAATCTTGACGTCACGGTGTTGGACATCGCCTACGAGTACAACATCAACTCGGATGCACCCGTCGACCCGCTCAATCCATTCGCCTTGGGTAATAGCTTGGCTGCCTACGCGTTCGGATACGGGGCCGAGTCCAGAACGCTGAACATCACGCAGGATGAAGCCGGCGCCACTCCGGTGTACACCGAACCGGACGGCACAGAGGTTCCTTTGCAGCCGGGATATCACTATGTCGTCGATAGTGATGGCTTCATCGCATCTGAGGACAAACTGCCGGTTAACCCGGACGGATCTTCTGTCACCACTACCTACATCACCGTCGACAGCGGCAACCTGCCGCTGACGCGCCCGCTGCGGCTCATTCCTGGCGGCGACATCCTGGCCAACGCGATCGATCCGCTCATGACCGACCTCGTCAACGCCGGCTACAATGACGGCCTGGGGCAAGAAGACAACCCGGCGATTCCGGAGAATCCGACCGTCACCCGGCCGTGGCAGCCGTTCTCGTCGCTGTCGGCGTTGGATGCGGGCGATCTGCAGGATGACGTTGAAGACGGCGCTACCGCCGGCGCCACCACGGCGTTCGAGAACATCGGCAACCCGTCGAACTTCATCACCAAGCCCATCGGTGAGATCGGCCAGCTGCCGTTCCTGTCGACGCTGACCAACTCGTCGGTAACGCAGACCGGCCTGACCACCAACAAGGCTGCGTCCGCGCCACAAACAGCTGCTACAGGGTCGAACAGCGAACGGCCTCGGCCGCTGAAGAAGGCCGCTGACGACTTCAACTCGTCACTGAAGAAGTTCGCGGAGAGCCTGCACAAGAAGGCGCCCGCATCGTCCGAGAACGACAACGAAGGCTAG